The following proteins are encoded in a genomic region of Reichenbachiella sp.:
- a CDS encoding IS4 family transposase — protein sequence MGKNRQEISQLIEAKASCFSGCLNKIFSKEKLDLLARESGFVQRKSRLDASKFLDLLLFCDQYLDQVSLEDLANGFVEQHGLSISKQAVQERFNIKAVEFMSALLSQLLAGQLNLNPSEQNKFKRFNRVMVKDSTRYTLPEAYAKTFKGHGGQGSKAQISIQYEYDLLTNVTQRLELTAACRNDQTDSRQTLGDIEKGDLLVRDLGYVTQHYLKHVSQQGAYFLNRLNSRWGVQDVDQAPIDFSAILRKLNKHTLPALELEVKIADMPMRMIVAKVPEQVYKQRLLRAERAAHGRHKVSKEYKTRAWLNIFITNVPKAWVSTSQVQGIYRTRWQIELVFKAWKSQARIDKMKAMKQERFQCQLIARFIWIMLHYQAFRLIEQGLLDQGMAIRCSQNKFFKTAFRLSNDLKKVVFEDQPLEYWFKKLLIRSDRKYLTETKNGKQNVFKTINNFLT from the coding sequence TTGGGGAAGAACCGACAAGAAATTTCACAACTAATTGAGGCTAAGGCCAGTTGTTTTTCAGGCTGTTTAAATAAGATTTTTTCTAAAGAGAAACTTGATCTTTTGGCCAGGGAGAGTGGCTTTGTACAGCGTAAGTCACGTTTGGACGCATCTAAGTTCCTTGATCTACTTCTTTTTTGTGATCAGTACCTAGATCAAGTGAGCCTTGAGGATCTGGCCAATGGTTTTGTTGAGCAACATGGTTTGTCTATTTCAAAACAAGCCGTCCAAGAGCGGTTCAATATCAAGGCTGTCGAATTTATGAGTGCTTTGCTTAGCCAATTGCTGGCTGGGCAGCTGAATTTGAACCCATCTGAACAAAACAAATTTAAGCGGTTCAATCGGGTGATGGTCAAAGATTCTACACGGTACACGCTTCCAGAGGCTTATGCCAAAACGTTCAAAGGTCATGGAGGCCAAGGCAGCAAGGCCCAGATCAGTATCCAGTATGAATATGATTTGCTTACCAATGTCACTCAAAGGCTGGAATTGACGGCAGCCTGCCGTAATGATCAAACAGATTCTAGGCAAACCCTGGGCGATATCGAAAAGGGAGACCTCTTGGTTCGGGACTTGGGCTATGTGACCCAGCACTATCTGAAGCATGTTTCCCAACAAGGGGCTTATTTCCTGAACCGCTTAAACAGCAGGTGGGGCGTTCAGGATGTGGACCAGGCTCCAATCGACTTTTCTGCCATATTGAGAAAACTCAACAAACACACATTGCCTGCTTTAGAGCTGGAGGTGAAAATCGCAGATATGCCGATGCGAATGATTGTTGCAAAAGTGCCCGAGCAGGTTTACAAACAACGTTTATTGAGGGCTGAAAGAGCAGCCCATGGTAGACACAAGGTCAGTAAAGAGTATAAAACAAGGGCATGGCTGAACATATTTATAACCAATGTGCCAAAAGCATGGGTTTCCACTTCACAGGTTCAAGGCATATACCGCACCCGCTGGCAAATCGAACTTGTATTCAAAGCCTGGAAATCACAAGCCCGAATTGACAAAATGAAAGCTATGAAACAGGAAAGATTCCAGTGCCAGCTTATTGCCCGCTTTATCTGGATCATGCTCCACTATCAAGCCTTCAGGTTAATAGAACAGGGCTTGCTTGACCAAGGAATGGCTATACGGTGCAGTCAGAATAAATTTTTCAAAACAGCTTTTAGGCTATCTAATGACCTCAAGAAAGTTGTTTTTGAAGACCAACCCCTAGAATACTGGTTTAAAAAATTACTCATCCGATCTGATAGAAAATATCTCACTGAAACCAAAAACGGAAAACAAAATGTGTTTAAGACCATAAACAACTTCTTAACTTGA
- a CDS encoding DUF493 family protein — MDYSTDSFKEKLDNTHSFPTLYVFKFIVKPDQVNEIEKLFPKHEVIQKASSGGKYISTTVKIMAASSEEIIERYKEASKIDGIISL; from the coding sequence ATGGACTATTCAACAGACTCTTTTAAAGAAAAATTAGACAATACCCATAGCTTCCCCACGCTATATGTATTTAAGTTTATCGTAAAACCAGATCAGGTCAACGAAATAGAAAAACTCTTTCCAAAGCACGAAGTCATTCAGAAAGCATCCAGCGGCGGAAAATACATAAGCACAACAGTCAAAATAATGGCGGCTTCAAGTGAGGAAATCATCGAACGATACAAAGAAGCCTCCAAAATAGACGGAATAATTTCCCTCTAA
- a CDS encoding hemolysin family protein, whose protein sequence is MDPFLVSVIIICIVFSALFSGLEIAFITTNKLHIELQGQQGTLSARVLSKFARKPSNFIATTLIGNNLTLVIYGIFMAMLLDPWLVRILPEQFSNDLLILLLQTIISTIIVLFTAEYIPKSIFLVNPYRLLSFLAVPFLIIYYILSPAVFLIVFASKFFIVKLLRLNYSDEIPVFGLTDLNNYIKKIADDRIDQAEQDVDTKYFNNALDFKTVKVRECMIPRTEIIAIDVNASIEELNNQFIESGHSKIIIYNESIDDVIGYCHSLELFKKPTDIKSILTKIIIVPETMAANELLLQMITDHKTLALVVDEYGGTSGIVSIEDIIEEIFGEIHDEHDESDLLEEKLNDQEYILSARQEITYLNETYGWVLPKGDFDTIGGLILSVNENLPKKGQIIEIEGFSMEILSMEEARIEKVRLKINPPNLTP, encoded by the coding sequence ATGGATCCATTTCTGGTAAGCGTAATCATAATTTGTATTGTATTCTCCGCCTTATTTTCAGGTTTGGAAATCGCATTCATCACAACCAACAAGCTACACATAGAATTACAAGGCCAACAGGGAACACTGTCTGCCAGAGTTCTCTCTAAATTCGCTCGCAAACCATCTAACTTTATTGCCACCACCTTGATCGGCAATAACCTTACCCTAGTTATCTATGGTATTTTTATGGCCATGCTGTTGGACCCTTGGTTGGTACGCATCCTACCGGAGCAATTTTCTAACGATTTGTTGATCCTGCTGCTGCAGACTATTATCTCAACCATCATCGTACTTTTTACTGCTGAGTACATTCCTAAAAGTATTTTTTTGGTCAACCCTTATCGCCTCTTGTCTTTTTTGGCTGTACCATTTTTAATCATTTATTACATCCTTAGTCCGGCTGTCTTTCTCATCGTTTTCGCAAGCAAATTCTTCATTGTAAAATTGCTCCGCCTCAATTATTCGGATGAAATTCCAGTTTTCGGCTTAACCGACCTAAACAATTACATTAAAAAAATAGCGGACGACAGAATAGATCAAGCCGAACAGGATGTCGATACCAAGTATTTTAACAATGCGCTTGACTTCAAAACTGTGAAAGTGAGAGAGTGTATGATCCCTCGCACCGAAATTATCGCCATTGACGTCAACGCAAGTATTGAAGAACTAAACAATCAATTCATTGAAAGTGGCCACTCAAAAATTATCATATACAATGAGTCCATTGATGATGTCATTGGTTACTGTCATTCTCTGGAGCTTTTTAAAAAGCCTACAGATATTAAGAGTATTCTAACCAAAATCATTATCGTGCCTGAAACCATGGCCGCTAATGAATTACTTCTGCAAATGATAACCGATCACAAGACCTTGGCCTTGGTGGTTGACGAATACGGTGGGACATCCGGAATTGTTAGTATAGAAGATATCATTGAAGAGATTTTTGGAGAAATCCATGACGAGCATGACGAAAGTGATTTGTTGGAAGAAAAGCTTAATGACCAGGAATATATCCTTAGTGCTCGGCAAGAAATTACCTACCTCAACGAAACCTATGGATGGGTTCTCCCTAAGGGTGATTTTGACACCATTGGCGGCTTGATATTGTCTGTCAATGAGAACCTCCCAAAAAAGGGGCAAATTATTGAAATAGAGGGCTTTTCTATGGAAATTCTCTCCATGGAAGAAGCCAGAATCGAAAAGGTTCGCTTAAAAATAAATCCGCCGAACTTAACTCCGTGA
- the lptC gene encoding LPS export ABC transporter periplasmic protein LptC → MNKLWFLVCLTMLFASCREQKKVDHEIYDGPEVAMRNIDMLVSDSAVIKLRLVARTQLVLPNKDRDFPNGIYLRFYNKFGLVTSTLVADKGYYFSEKDYYQAEGNVIMRSLFSGDELSTELLNWDPEKEQIYTDNFVTIKTQDEVMTGEGLEASQDFEEYTILKPSGVMSIMPTPNPQVE, encoded by the coding sequence ATGAATAAATTATGGTTTCTTGTTTGTCTGACCATGCTATTTGCAAGCTGTAGAGAGCAAAAGAAAGTGGATCATGAAATCTACGATGGTCCCGAAGTGGCCATGCGGAATATCGATATGTTGGTATCAGACTCTGCTGTAATCAAACTTCGCTTAGTCGCACGAACACAACTCGTTCTTCCCAACAAGGACCGTGATTTTCCAAACGGTATTTACCTAAGGTTTTATAATAAATTTGGTTTAGTAACATCTACGTTGGTAGCTGATAAGGGGTATTACTTTTCGGAGAAGGATTATTATCAGGCAGAAGGAAATGTAATTATGAGAAGTTTATTTTCCGGAGACGAATTATCCACTGAGTTGCTCAACTGGGATCCAGAGAAGGAGCAAATCTATACCGACAATTTTGTGACTATAAAAACCCAAGATGAAGTAATGACCGGCGAGGGGCTGGAAGCCAGCCAGGATTTCGAAGAATACACCATATTAAAACCAAGTGGGGTAATGTCTATCATGCCCACACCCAACCCACAGGTAGAATAA
- a CDS encoding SurA N-terminal domain-containing protein — MAAINTLREKGSKIIVFLIGFSIVAFVGADLLGPNSTLLGNSKTNVGEIAGTKISYQDFLAKQDEIEYNWAQSNRRTPTSNDLVGIRNLTWDALVAEYAFKNEFNSIGLDVSNEEIVDMVQGDNISPEIRQAFTDPETGEFSKDNVVAFLQSLGEQTPAQRANWYNFERNLGPGRLRLKFDNLLIKTNYATEAEAKYKYRNESNTAEINYVYVPFLSMADTAIEVSDSELSAYLSANEKEYKREESKSLKYVTFDVVPSADDTAMVVEQIEQLKAQLISTDNDSTFAVVNSDASDAFRNYTPGQLPAVFQGEDVVMGSGAFVGPVVENGSYVIYKVATMRPSDTYSARASHILFKWASDSDTEKAKAKKEARDVLRKIKNGADFAEMARLHGTDGTASKGGDLGWFSDGAMVAPFQEAVYGATKKGVLSDVVETQFGYHIIDVTETKTNVVYKIAKVALEIFVSDETRNKFYRDAEQFALNASNIEEFESTAKENGLSIRTAARVRKNDRRITGITEGRSLVYWAYNTASKGEVSDVFEIDDQYVVAVITGEQEEGPADLESVRFEVTKKVRDQKKAKIITDKLNGLSGSLDEIAAGYGEGAKVYNMPALKLSSNSLKSVGLAPEAVGVAFSMENGETTKPFAVDNGVLVIEMVNKLEAPEISDYESYRTQVLQQRQGRIAYSTDQTIKELAEIKDERYKFF; from the coding sequence ATGGCAGCAATAAATACGCTAAGAGAGAAGGGGAGTAAGATCATTGTTTTCCTTATTGGGTTTTCAATTGTGGCATTCGTAGGCGCTGACCTATTAGGCCCAAATTCAACTTTACTTGGCAATTCCAAAACTAATGTTGGCGAAATCGCTGGCACTAAAATATCCTACCAAGACTTTCTTGCTAAGCAAGACGAAATAGAGTACAACTGGGCTCAGTCAAATAGAAGAACTCCAACCTCAAACGATTTAGTCGGCATCCGCAATCTTACTTGGGATGCACTTGTTGCTGAGTATGCCTTCAAAAACGAATTCAATTCCATCGGTCTAGATGTTTCTAATGAAGAAATTGTAGATATGGTTCAGGGTGATAATATCAGCCCTGAAATCAGACAGGCATTCACTGACCCTGAAACTGGTGAGTTTAGCAAAGACAATGTAGTAGCCTTCTTGCAAAGCCTAGGAGAGCAAACTCCTGCGCAACGTGCGAACTGGTACAACTTTGAGCGAAACTTAGGTCCAGGTAGATTACGATTGAAATTCGACAACCTACTGATCAAAACTAACTACGCCACTGAAGCTGAAGCCAAGTACAAATATCGGAACGAATCTAATACTGCAGAAATCAACTATGTGTACGTTCCATTTTTGTCCATGGCAGACACGGCTATTGAGGTTTCAGACAGTGAACTAAGCGCTTACCTAAGTGCTAATGAAAAAGAATACAAAAGAGAGGAGTCTAAATCATTAAAGTATGTGACTTTTGATGTAGTTCCATCTGCTGATGATACCGCCATGGTGGTTGAACAAATTGAGCAATTGAAAGCGCAATTGATTAGCACTGATAATGATTCAACTTTTGCTGTTGTCAATTCTGACGCCTCAGATGCTTTCAGAAACTATACACCAGGTCAGCTTCCAGCTGTATTCCAAGGCGAAGATGTAGTAATGGGAAGCGGCGCATTCGTTGGTCCAGTAGTGGAAAATGGCAGCTATGTAATTTACAAAGTAGCTACCATGAGACCTAGCGATACTTACTCAGCAAGAGCTAGCCATATTCTTTTCAAATGGGCGAGCGATAGTGATACAGAAAAAGCAAAAGCTAAAAAAGAAGCTAGAGATGTATTAAGAAAAATAAAAAATGGTGCTGATTTCGCGGAAATGGCAAGACTACACGGAACTGATGGTACTGCCTCTAAAGGTGGAGATTTAGGTTGGTTCTCTGATGGTGCCATGGTTGCACCGTTCCAAGAAGCTGTTTACGGAGCTACAAAGAAAGGTGTACTAAGTGATGTAGTGGAAACTCAATTTGGTTACCACATTATTGATGTAACTGAAACTAAGACTAACGTGGTTTATAAAATTGCGAAAGTGGCCTTAGAAATTTTCGTGAGCGACGAAACTAGAAACAAATTTTATAGAGATGCTGAGCAGTTCGCCTTGAATGCTTCTAACATTGAAGAATTCGAATCTACGGCTAAGGAGAATGGGTTGTCAATCCGAACAGCAGCTAGAGTTCGTAAAAACGACAGAAGAATCACTGGAATAACGGAAGGAAGAAGTCTAGTATACTGGGCTTATAATACAGCAAGTAAAGGAGAGGTTTCGGATGTTTTCGAAATTGACGATCAATATGTAGTTGCTGTAATTACTGGAGAGCAAGAGGAAGGCCCTGCAGATCTGGAATCTGTAAGATTTGAGGTAACTAAAAAAGTTAGAGATCAGAAAAAGGCGAAGATCATCACTGATAAACTGAATGGATTGTCTGGATCTTTGGATGAAATTGCTGCTGGATATGGCGAAGGCGCCAAAGTTTACAACATGCCAGCATTGAAGTTAAGCAGCAACTCTTTAAAGAGTGTTGGATTGGCTCCTGAAGCCGTAGGTGTAGCGTTCTCAATGGAAAATGGAGAGACCACGAAACCATTTGCTGTTGACAATGGTGTATTGGTTATCGAAATGGTGAATAAGTTAGAAGCTCCTGAAATCTCAGATTATGAGTCTTACCGTACGCAAGTCCTACAACAACGTCAAGGACGAATTGCATACAGCACAGACCAAACGATCAAAGAACTAGCTGAAATCAAAGACGAGAGATATAAGTTCTTTTAG
- the purB gene encoding adenylosuccinate lyase, whose amino-acid sequence MELNALTAISPVDGRYRRHTAQLAEYFSEFGLIKYRVHVEVEYFIALCQHPLPQLKDVDASVFGKLRQIVVEFSEADAQAIKDIEKTTNHDVKAVEYFIKGKFDDLGLSAHKEFIHFGLTSQDINNTAIPLQLKHAINEEYLPLINQITDTLMGLAEDWKDIPMLAKTHGQPASPTMLGKEILVFHERLTQQINMLDGVRYGAKFGGATGNMNAHHIAYPEVNWIKFANNFVDNTLGLRRSYPTTQIEHYDDMAALFDNLKRINTILIDFSRDIWQYISMGYFKQKIVKGEVGSSAMPHKVNPIDFENAEGNLGIANANYDFLSGKLPISRLQRDLTDSTVLRNVGVPISHSFIALKSLEKGIGKLELNQHAIEYDLDQNWAVVSEAIQTILRREAYPEPYEALKALTRGNQEITHQVIKDFVDTLDVSDELKKQLKSITPFNYTGINPLG is encoded by the coding sequence ATGGAATTGAATGCACTCACGGCGATCTCGCCAGTAGACGGAAGATATAGACGACATACCGCTCAGTTGGCTGAGTATTTTTCTGAATTTGGATTAATCAAATACCGGGTTCATGTGGAGGTAGAATATTTCATTGCTTTGTGTCAGCATCCATTACCTCAGTTGAAGGATGTGGATGCTTCTGTGTTTGGCAAATTGAGACAGATTGTGGTGGAGTTTTCGGAAGCCGATGCGCAAGCGATCAAAGACATTGAAAAAACTACCAACCATGATGTGAAAGCTGTAGAGTATTTCATCAAAGGCAAATTCGATGATTTGGGCTTGTCAGCACATAAAGAATTTATCCACTTTGGATTGACTTCTCAGGACATCAACAACACGGCGATTCCGTTGCAGTTGAAGCATGCGATCAACGAGGAGTATTTGCCTTTGATCAATCAGATCACAGATACCTTGATGGGCTTGGCGGAAGATTGGAAAGACATTCCGATGCTAGCTAAAACACACGGTCAGCCGGCATCTCCTACCATGCTTGGTAAAGAAATATTGGTGTTCCATGAGCGTTTGACGCAGCAGATCAACATGCTAGATGGCGTGAGATATGGTGCCAAGTTTGGTGGAGCTACAGGTAACATGAATGCGCATCATATAGCTTATCCTGAAGTGAACTGGATCAAGTTTGCCAACAACTTTGTGGACAACACATTGGGACTGAGAAGAAGTTACCCAACCACTCAGATTGAGCACTATGATGATATGGCTGCTTTGTTTGATAATCTGAAAAGAATCAACACAATCTTGATTGATTTTAGTCGAGATATCTGGCAGTATATTTCTATGGGCTACTTCAAGCAGAAAATCGTGAAGGGCGAGGTAGGGTCATCAGCCATGCCGCACAAGGTGAATCCGATTGACTTCGAAAATGCAGAAGGCAACCTGGGTATCGCCAACGCGAATTACGATTTCTTATCTGGCAAATTGCCAATTTCAAGATTGCAAAGAGATTTGACGGATTCTACGGTATTGAGAAACGTAGGTGTGCCGATCAGCCACTCTTTCATTGCTTTGAAGTCATTGGAAAAAGGAATAGGTAAACTGGAATTGAACCAGCATGCGATTGAGTATGATTTGGACCAAAACTGGGCAGTGGTTTCAGAGGCCATTCAAACAATCTTAAGAAGAGAAGCTTATCCAGAACCTTATGAAGCATTGAAAGCCTTGACACGTGGTAATCAGGAAATCACGCATCAGGTGATCAAAGATTTTGTAGATACTTTAGATGTCTCGGATGAGTTGAAGAAGCAGCTGAAGTCAATTACTCCTTTTAATTATACAGGGATTAATCCTTTGGGGTAA
- a CDS encoding tetratricopeptide repeat protein has protein sequence MKKLVLLGLFIAINTISIAQQGWKWPEDVETAKEKNALYVDAVKSKQFATAVAPHQWLLDNCPDLNESLYINGAKIYEGLVDAEKDAAKKLELQEKALQMYDERIKHFGDEANVLNRKAFTAYKYYKSTKSKYQELMTLFDKTFEMNKQKTLDNNLMAYMDVVRRYKLSGGAITDEEVIDRYGMISDVIDGKIAKGRNVPRLEKIQANVDKLLTATVTVDCAFVEDKLAPKMRESKDPKMAKKVFQLMLTAKCSDSPTFVEAAELVYNSEPAFGLAKVIAMKHASSGDLAKAGEYYDQALELTEDNLKKSEIYLNMANMYSSSGNKPAARTSARKALANDPSATKAYSIIGGLYMHSYDQCKAGVSKVDDRLVFIAAYNQFKRAGDSKMMEAAKAQFPSIEEIFELGLTEGQSMTVGCWINETVVLERRP, from the coding sequence ATGAAAAAGCTAGTACTATTAGGATTATTTATCGCGATAAATACGATCTCAATTGCACAGCAGGGGTGGAAATGGCCCGAAGACGTGGAGACGGCCAAAGAAAAAAATGCACTTTACGTTGATGCGGTAAAAAGCAAACAATTTGCAACAGCTGTCGCACCACACCAGTGGTTGTTAGACAACTGTCCAGATCTTAATGAATCTTTATATATCAATGGAGCTAAAATTTATGAAGGCCTTGTTGACGCAGAAAAGGACGCAGCAAAAAAACTTGAACTCCAGGAAAAAGCACTTCAGATGTATGATGAAAGAATCAAGCATTTTGGAGATGAGGCAAATGTGCTCAACAGAAAGGCATTTACCGCTTACAAATACTACAAAAGTACCAAATCAAAGTATCAAGAACTGATGACTCTTTTCGATAAAACTTTCGAAATGAACAAGCAAAAAACCTTGGACAACAACTTGATGGCCTATATGGATGTGGTGAGAAGATATAAGTTGAGTGGTGGAGCCATCACGGACGAAGAGGTGATCGATAGATACGGTATGATCTCAGACGTAATTGATGGCAAAATCGCTAAAGGAAGAAATGTTCCTCGTTTGGAAAAAATTCAGGCCAATGTAGATAAATTGTTGACTGCCACTGTAACTGTTGACTGCGCATTTGTTGAAGATAAGCTTGCTCCAAAGATGAGAGAAAGTAAGGATCCTAAAATGGCTAAAAAAGTTTTCCAGTTGATGCTAACGGCCAAGTGCTCTGACAGCCCTACTTTCGTGGAAGCTGCTGAGCTTGTGTACAATAGCGAACCTGCTTTCGGCTTAGCTAAAGTGATCGCAATGAAGCACGCATCATCAGGCGATTTGGCTAAAGCAGGAGAATACTATGACCAAGCGCTGGAACTTACTGAGGATAACTTAAAAAAGTCCGAAATCTATTTAAACATGGCTAATATGTATTCTAGCAGTGGAAATAAACCTGCTGCTCGTACTAGTGCCAGAAAAGCTTTAGCCAATGACCCGTCTGCCACTAAGGCTTACTCAATTATTGGTGGATTGTATATGCATAGTTACGATCAATGTAAAGCAGGTGTGAGCAAAGTAGACGACCGTTTGGTGTTCATCGCAGCTTACAACCAATTCAAAAGAGCTGGAGATAGCAAAATGATGGAAGCAGCAAAAGCTCAGTTCCCATCGATTGAAGAAATTTTCGAACTTGGTCTTACTGAAGGGCAGTCTATGACTGTTGGATGTTGGATCAATGAAACTGTTGTCTTGGAGAGAAGACCATAG